From Rhododendron vialii isolate Sample 1 chromosome 10a, ASM3025357v1, the proteins below share one genomic window:
- the LOC131304847 gene encoding RNA exonuclease 4-like, translated as MESSSDSLRNKCAACYRQFNRMEHLVEHMRTSYHSVHEPTCGVCGKHSRSFESMREHLIGPLPKAECERIFKDRGCDICLGIFGSRNALRNHRESCQLSRGNGLFPRMANLGISNDMRIENNRSKVVALACKMVGGGSDGSFDLCARVCLTDEYENIIFQTYVKPLLPVTNYRYETTGIRPEFLRDAMPVRQVSRKIQDFLCNGEPIWKIRSKGGRARILVGHGLDHDLKCLDLEYPAIIIRDTAEYPPLMKTSKLSNSLKYLTKAYLGYDIQNGIQDPYEDCVATMRLYMRMRSQNHEVEDYPLATDPQNRNNFAQWRQGELERMSPEEMLEISRSDYYCWCLDSRG; from the exons ATGGAGTCTTCTTCGGATTCCCTCCG GAACAAGTGTGCTGCATGTTATAGACAGTTCAACAGAATGGAGCATCTGGTGGAACACATGAGGACATCGTACCACTCGGTTCACGAACCCACCTGTGGAGTTTGCGGCAAACATTCCCGATCATTCGAGTCCATGAGAGAGCATCTCATCG GGCCATTGCCAAAGGCAGAGTGTGAGAGGATATTCAAAGACCGGGGATGCGACATTTGCTTAGGCATCTTTGGCAGCCGAAATGCTCTTAGGAATCACCGGGAGTCTTGCCAACTCTCTCGCGGAAAC GGTTTATTTCCTCGGATGGCTAACCTAGGCATTTCCAATGACATGAGGATCGAAAACAATCGATCAAAGGTGGTTGCACTCGCCTGCAAAATGGTCGGTGGTGGAAGCGATGGATCCTTTGATCTCTGTGCTAGGGTATGCCTCACCGACGAATATGAGAACATCATCTTTCAAACTTATGTCAAGCCTCTTCTTCCGGTCACCAACTATAG gTATGAGACAACGGGGATTCGACCGGAGTTCTTGAGAGATGCAATGCCAGTGAGGCAAGTGTCGAGGAAGATCCAGGATTTTTTGTGCAATGGTGAACCAATTTGGAAGATTCGGTCAAAAGGTGGAAGAGCTAGGATTCTTGTGGGTCATGGCTTGGACCATGATCTTAAATGTTTAGACCTGGAATATCCTGCAATCATAATCAG GGACACAGCAGAATATCCTCCACTGATGAAAACAAGCAAGCTCAGCAACTCCCTGAAGTACCTAACAAAAGCATACCTTGG gTATGATATCCAAAATGGAATTCAAGATCCATACGAAGACTGTGTTGCTACAATGAGGCTTTACATGAGAATGAGATCCCAAAATCACGAAGTGGAAGACTACCCACTTGCTACCGACCCGCAAAACAGGAACAATTTTGCACAGTGGAGGCAGGGTGAACTGGAGAGGATGAGCCCAGAGGAAATGCTGGAAATCTCGAGGTCTGATTACTACTGTTGGTGCTTGGACTCCAGGGGATGA
- the LOC131304848 gene encoding CASP-like protein 4A3 yields the protein MEKIQGTSHDHDSTNSTPTRSFPPSPDPSFPAPHSPAAESSLSSDLSHHSSLSHASSPEQEKSRKPVSPPARSSPEQEKTRRPDSPPGDSPAYSPARSPSPEPMVFRFARGETEAVRKVDPGSADGGGRRVYGGAAVEVGGGGGRRPRAGTSGLRRGMREETVRKVGLGLRVCGLFFCLVSLAVMASDKNKGWAVDSFFRYKEFRYVLSVNAIGFVYSFAQASYLAYHLATREYIFRHPLRYYFDFGMDQILTYFLMSASSSAATRVEDWLSNWGQDKFPKMATASVVLSYLAFLAFASNSLISGYALCAFRST from the exons ATGGAAAAAATCCAGGGAACGTCCCACGACCACGACTCTACCAACTCAACCCCCACCCGATCCTTCCCTCCTTCACCGGACCCCTCCTTCCCGGCCCCACACTCGCCGGCTGCCGAATCCTCCCTCTCCTCCGATCTAAGTCACCACAGCTCCCTGTCCCATGCATCCTCCCCAGAACAAGAAAAATCACGAAAGCCAGTTTCACCGCCGGCGAGATCCTCCCCGGAGCAAGAAAAAACAAGGAGACCGGATTCACCTCCGGGAGACTCGCCGGCGTACTCGCCGGCGAGGTCCCCGTCGCCGGAGCCGATGGTGTTCCGGTTTGCGCGGGGAGAGACGGAGGCCGTGAGGAAGGTGGATCCGGGATCGGCAGACGGAGGGGGACGTAGGGTATACGGAGGAGCTGCGGTGGAAGTAGGAGGCGGCGGAGGGCGGCGACCGAGGGCGGGGACGTCGGGTTTGAGGAGAGGGATGAGGGAGGAGACGGTGAGGAAGGTTGGGTTGGGGCTTAGGGTTTGTGGGttgtttttctgtttggtttCGCTTGCGGTTATGGCTTCGGACAAGAATAAAGGGTGGGCTGTTGATTCCTTCTTCCGGTACAAGGAGTTCAG GTACGTCTTGTCAGTGAATGCAATAGGGTTTGTGTATTCATTTGCCCAGGCTTCATATCTAGCTTACCATTTGGCTACCAGAGAGTACATTTTCCGGCACCCGCTTCGCTATTACTTTGATTTCGGCATGGATCAG ATATTGACTTACTTTCTCATGTCAGCATCATCATCAGCTGCCACCAGAGTTGAGGATTGGCTATCTAACTGGGGCCAAGACAAGTTCCCAAAGATGGCGACTGCATCTGTGGTATTATCCTACCTGGCATTTCTGGCATTTGCCTCAAACTCTCTCATCTCAGGTTATGCCCTTTGCGCTTTCAGATCTACGTAA